In Aquiflexum balticum DSM 16537, a single genomic region encodes these proteins:
- a CDS encoding AAA domain-containing protein, which translates to MELTEKLLNELQRRLKIGNRRGVHLNAIPANSRYKFDLNRLSHIDKNLPDSFIKSLLSEQPLKFRISWKDNVPDLNTLFEEDQTQLVRITKSFENLINQTEAIESEKGINTFGFGFPILVRRDQSDNKLTVAPILIWSLRIKRTKEFNTWEINRNEDDPIYLNEVLINHLQSDSNIEIEQIPSEMLDDGLITKDELLEVCVKLIKEINTSVPSDIKEAFIKKLDNVVSIGDKNHYEKLPINSTNALIDFGGLFSIFEVQKQNIINDYGNLMDLEGLTIDLDDLENHTFQPISSVETDPSQQGILHSLEATRNILIQGPPGTGKSQTLSAILINALENQRKTIVVCEKRTALEVLHNTLIEKNLNYQCVLIRDIVKDRKTVVDSVRDRVDNSSYRRYRYTYSKESLDNLIKKAKSLIESINGKHKKLDEKLLGDKSWTDIVGTLLSELNGISEDHTLNIDKSQFKYNSQELNELIELVQKGQSLYSSYQSYDSTSFLNPKKLVGDNPYVIEQGINDSFEEYEKALRKISELESKYKSEYFKLRKAELSEQILSGKQIQDSIIAIYTEHKSNPDFLNEEKTNGLLYKAITIFSKPKKKVVQDQKQIKNLFTSLSNHYSKCADLKDFQISQSIKSNLKRIDESNNLIEQISSDFHSKIENEYNSIDVIEFSTPEYQTETLKSLKENYSVLREKIKADNWTLHKIQANEFKGFIKVVEKIIQERNDYFNNENDIFTTEFKWFQFYNGLSNEAKLLVNELKGKKDWRKSFLIHYLNSMLVNSANVDLPTNDSEHIELNGTLGGLEKEQLKYIREFWFSKQIDTTRDFEQRNSNLSVENLYNKRSSNRFKRLSLRQIVQYDADLFTTFFPIILTSPDVASNLFKGMNGYFDIVMFDEASQLRLEDNLPAILKGKQIIIAGDEHQMPPSNYFSKVFDGTIEDEDDIDEEDEIVVDRDNILLSCESLLDFGSELNFEKRHLDFHYRSRHPYLIDFSNYAFYNQRLKPLPNTFDYTPIKYIQVNGTFSDHINDAEAEMVLSLIENNINRLPNGEYPTVGIATFNIAQRNHIKSKILERQKFSKFEEFNAKIQELEENGMFIKNLENIQGDERDVIILSTTYGPGKDGRFAQRFGPINHSKGYKLLNVIITRAKYKVYVCSSVPETAFMNYKDFLITEGSNNKRAVFYAYLAYSKAVSEGNNDSRIGILTALSENSTKSTSFNVGSFGELESPFEEEVYQRLVDEVDESKLIPQMKVSEFRIDIVYDPKIAGVPKIAIECDGAKYHSSREAYLHDRHRQKILENHGFVFHRIWSTNWWRNPQKETKRLIEFIRSVESRNDYNLIDHSETSLAFTDHIEMVESYVAQTLIFDSEREAATIKNIQRLEEKLLHFFKDQIILGSKVTVKYLNNGKNIKVHIVEKADENELFNGIQKISFKSPLASSILGHTVGDIVKVGNLDNYVEILELNNKGE; encoded by the coding sequence ATGGAACTGACAGAAAAATTATTAAATGAACTTCAAAGGAGACTGAAGATAGGTAATCGCAGGGGCGTTCATCTAAATGCAATACCTGCAAATTCAAGATACAAGTTTGACTTAAACAGACTTTCTCATATTGACAAGAATCTTCCTGATAGTTTTATAAAAAGTTTACTCTCTGAACAGCCATTAAAATTCAGAATTAGTTGGAAGGACAATGTTCCAGACTTAAATACACTTTTTGAAGAAGACCAAACCCAATTAGTTAGGATTACAAAATCCTTTGAAAATTTAATCAATCAGACGGAAGCGATTGAATCAGAAAAAGGAATCAACACCTTCGGATTCGGTTTTCCAATTCTTGTTAGACGAGACCAATCAGACAACAAACTCACGGTTGCTCCTATTCTAATTTGGTCATTGCGAATAAAAAGAACCAAAGAATTCAACACTTGGGAAATTAACAGAAATGAAGACGACCCGATTTATTTGAATGAAGTTTTAATCAATCATTTACAATCGGATTCAAATATTGAGATTGAGCAGATTCCAAGTGAAATGTTAGATGATGGGCTAATCACAAAGGATGAATTACTTGAAGTATGTGTGAAACTTATTAAGGAAATAAACACTTCCGTCCCGTCTGACATTAAAGAAGCGTTTATTAAGAAGCTTGACAACGTTGTTTCAATTGGCGATAAAAATCATTACGAAAAACTTCCTATTAATTCCACCAATGCACTTATTGACTTTGGTGGATTGTTTTCAATTTTTGAAGTCCAAAAACAAAACATCATAAATGACTATGGTAATTTGATGGATTTAGAAGGTCTAACTATTGACCTTGACGACCTAGAAAATCATACTTTTCAACCAATTTCATCTGTAGAAACAGACCCTTCACAACAAGGGATTTTACATTCTTTAGAAGCAACAAGAAATATTCTTATTCAAGGTCCTCCAGGAACAGGAAAAAGTCAAACATTATCTGCAATCCTTATCAATGCATTAGAGAACCAGAGAAAGACTATTGTAGTTTGCGAAAAAAGAACGGCTTTGGAAGTCTTACATAATACACTAATCGAGAAAAACCTAAATTATCAATGTGTTTTAATTCGAGACATTGTAAAAGACCGTAAAACGGTTGTTGATTCGGTTAGAGACAGAGTTGACAACTCATCTTATCGAAGATACCGCTACACATATTCCAAGGAATCACTTGACAACCTAATTAAAAAAGCCAAAAGTCTTATTGAGTCCATTAATGGGAAGCATAAAAAGCTAGATGAAAAGTTATTAGGAGACAAATCTTGGACTGACATTGTAGGTACTCTTTTGTCTGAACTCAATGGAATTAGCGAAGACCATACTTTAAACATTGATAAATCGCAATTCAAGTATAATTCTCAAGAATTAAACGAACTTATTGAATTAGTTCAGAAGGGTCAAAGTCTCTACTCAAGTTACCAATCTTACGATTCAACTTCATTTCTCAACCCAAAAAAATTAGTTGGAGACAATCCATATGTTATTGAGCAAGGAATTAACGATTCATTTGAAGAATATGAAAAGGCTCTTCGAAAAATAAGTGAACTAGAATCCAAATATAAAAGCGAGTATTTCAAACTAAGAAAAGCTGAACTTTCAGAGCAAATCCTAAGTGGGAAACAGATACAAGATTCAATAATTGCAATTTATACGGAGCATAAATCAAATCCTGATTTTCTTAATGAAGAAAAAACTAATGGTTTACTGTATAAGGCGATAACAATTTTCTCTAAGCCAAAAAAGAAGGTCGTCCAAGACCAAAAGCAAATCAAAAACCTTTTTACAAGTCTTTCAAATCATTATTCAAAGTGTGCAGACCTTAAAGATTTCCAAATTTCCCAATCCATTAAAAGTAATTTGAAAAGGATTGATGAATCCAACAATCTGATTGAGCAGATTAGTTCTGATTTTCATTCCAAAATTGAAAATGAATATAATTCAATTGATGTTATAGAATTTTCAACTCCTGAATATCAAACGGAAACTCTAAAATCTTTAAAAGAAAATTACTCGGTTTTACGAGAGAAAATCAAAGCTGATAATTGGACGCTTCATAAAATACAAGCCAATGAATTCAAAGGCTTCATTAAGGTAGTTGAAAAAATCATACAGGAGAGAAATGACTACTTCAACAATGAAAATGACATTTTCACCACAGAATTTAAATGGTTTCAATTCTACAATGGTCTTTCTAATGAAGCCAAACTTCTTGTCAATGAATTGAAAGGTAAAAAGGATTGGCGAAAGTCTTTTCTAATCCATTATTTAAATTCAATGCTCGTAAATTCCGCAAACGTTGATTTACCAACAAATGACTCTGAACACATAGAGCTAAACGGTACTTTGGGTGGTTTAGAGAAAGAGCAATTGAAATATATCCGTGAATTTTGGTTCTCAAAGCAAATTGATACAACAAGAGATTTTGAACAACGAAACTCAAACCTATCGGTTGAGAATTTATATAACAAGCGGAGTAGTAACAGATTTAAGCGTCTTTCATTACGCCAAATAGTTCAATATGATGCTGATTTGTTTACAACCTTTTTCCCGATAATCCTTACTTCGCCTGATGTTGCAAGTAACTTATTTAAAGGGATGAATGGTTATTTTGACATTGTAATGTTTGATGAAGCAAGTCAGCTACGCTTGGAAGATAACTTACCTGCAATTTTGAAAGGAAAGCAAATAATAATTGCAGGAGATGAACACCAAATGCCTCCATCAAATTATTTTAGTAAAGTCTTTGATGGTACAATTGAAGACGAAGACGACATTGATGAAGAAGATGAAATTGTTGTAGATAGAGATAATATCCTATTGTCTTGTGAATCCCTTTTAGACTTTGGTTCAGAACTTAATTTTGAGAAACGTCACCTTGATTTTCATTACAGGTCAAGACACCCCTACCTTATAGATTTTTCAAACTACGCCTTTTACAATCAAAGACTTAAACCATTACCAAATACATTTGATTATACACCAATTAAGTATATCCAAGTAAATGGTACTTTTTCAGACCACATCAATGATGCAGAAGCTGAAATGGTCTTGTCACTTATTGAGAACAATATAAATCGACTTCCAAACGGAGAATATCCAACAGTCGGTATTGCTACTTTTAATATTGCTCAACGGAATCATATAAAAAGTAAAATCTTAGAAAGGCAAAAATTCTCAAAGTTTGAAGAGTTCAATGCCAAAATCCAAGAATTAGAAGAAAACGGAATGTTCATTAAGAACTTAGAAAATATTCAAGGAGATGAACGAGATGTTATTATTCTCTCAACCACTTATGGTCCGGGAAAAGACGGAAGATTTGCACAGCGTTTTGGTCCGATTAATCATTCCAAAGGCTACAAACTTTTAAACGTAATTATCACAAGAGCTAAGTATAAAGTTTATGTATGTTCATCCGTTCCAGAAACAGCATTTATGAACTACAAAGATTTTCTAATAACGGAAGGCTCTAACAATAAACGAGCAGTTTTCTACGCATATTTAGCATACAGCAAAGCAGTAAGTGAAGGAAATAATGATTCAAGAATAGGAATCTTAACTGCACTTAGCGAGAATTCAACCAAAAGTACATCTTTCAATGTTGGCAGTTTTGGAGAGTTAGAATCACCTTTTGAAGAAGAAGTTTATCAGCGATTAGTTGATGAAGTGGACGAATCAAAACTGATTCCGCAAATGAAAGTGTCAGAGTTTCGAATAGATATTGTATACGACCCAAAAATTGCAGGTGTGCCAAAGATTGCAATTGAATGTGATGGAGCAAAGTATCATTCAAGCAGAGAAGCATATTTGCACGACCGACACAGACAAAAAATTCTAGAAAATCACGGTTTTGTATTCCACAGGATTTGGAGCACGAATTGGTGGCGAAATCCACAGAAAGAAACAAAACGGTTGATTGAGTTTATAAGAAGTGTTGAATCAAGAAATGACTACAATCTGATTGACCATTCAGAAACTTCATTGGCATTTACTGACCACATTGAAATGGTTGAAAGTTATGTTGCCCAAACACTAATTTTTGATTCAGAAAGGGAAGCTGCGACAATAAAAAACATTCAAAGATTAGAAGAAAAGTTATTACATTTCTTTAAAGACCAAATCATTTTGGGTAGCAAAGTAACGGTCAAGTATTTAAACAATGGAAAAAATATTAAGGTACATATAGTTGAAAAAGCGGACGAGAATGAATTATTTAATGGAATACAAAAAATAAGCTTTAAATCCCCATTAGCGTCATCAATTCTTGGACATACAGTTGGGGACATTGTAAAAGTTGGAAACCTTGACAATTATGTGGAAATTTTAGAATTAAATAATAAAGGAGAATGA